A window of the Miscanthus floridulus cultivar M001 chromosome 14, ASM1932011v1, whole genome shotgun sequence genome harbors these coding sequences:
- the LOC136505186 gene encoding trimethyltridecatetraene synthase-like yields the protein MFPRKASISISASACSSLRNTSPLPMAVAFLATCLVILVLSSVVWLRGRRRPLNLPPGPRGWPVFGSLGLLAGELPPHRALAKLAARHGPLMHLRLGSIDTVVASSAETARLVLRTHDLAFADRPPTAGGAILTYGYKGILMTPYSPYWRMARKLCATELFSPRRVDSFEHMRAQEMRALARGLFETAGTAIVVKEHLVSFTMRNILRMAVGDKWLGIYASEEGEAFRRTLDEAFAVTSAVSNNIGEWVPWLGRLDVQGFTRRMKRVHEQLDRFSEQILDEHETDRRRCARDGGGEFTATTDLVDVLLQLAEGDGFEEEMEARLTRDGAKAFILDIIAGGTETGATTMEWAMAELLRRPDAIAATTAELGRVVGRGRWVTERDLPALPYLDAVLKETMRLHPVAPLLAPRRAREDRVVAGYDIPTGTRVLVNAWAVARDPASWPDAPEAFRPERFLAGDAAEDVDVRGAHFQLLPFGAGRRMCPAYNLAMKEMAAALANLLHGFTWRLPDGVAPEDVSMEEFFGLAMSRKVPLVAIAEPRLPEHLYAGVD from the coding sequence ATGTTCCCAAGGAAGGCTTCCATTTCCATTTCTGCCAGCGCATGCAGCTCACTACGCAACACATCACCACTGCCAATGGCCGTGGCATTCCTAGCCACATGCCTGGTCATCCTCGTGCTCAGCTCCGTTGTCTGGCTGCGCGGCCGTCGGAGGCCACTTAACCTCCCTCCGGGTCCACGCGGGTGGCCGGTGTTTGGCAGCCTCGGCTTGTTGGCTGGCGAGCTCCCGCCGCACCGCGCGCTAGCCAAGCTCGCGGCGCGCCATGGCCCGCTCATGCATCTCCGGCTTGGCTCCATCGACACCGTGGTGGCGTCATCGGCGGAGACGGCTCGGCTGGTCCTCAGGACCCATGACCTTGCCTTCGCCGACCGCCCGCCCACGGCCGGCGGCGCAATCCTCACCTATGGCTACAAGGGCATCCTGATGACTCCCTACAGCCCATACTGGCGTATGGCACGCAAGCTCTGCGCCACCGAGCTCTTCTCCCCGCGCCGCGTCGACTCGTTCGAGCACATGCGCGCACAAGAGATGCGCGCACTGGCGCGCGGCCTGTTCGAGACCGCGGGCACGGCCATTGTGGTGAAGGAGCACCTCGTGAGCTTCACCATGCGGAACATCCTTCGCATGGCCGTCGGGGACAAGTGGCTGGGCATCTACGCCAGTGAGGAAGGCGAGGCGTTTCGGCGCACCCTGGATGAGGCGTTCGCGGTGACCAGCGCGGTGAGTAATAACATCGGCGAGTGGGTGCCGTGGCTGGGGCGGCTTGACGTGCAGGGTTTCACTCGGCGGATGAAGAGGGTGCACGAGCAGCTGGACCGGTTTTCGGAGCAGATCCTCGACGAGCACGAGACAGACCGGCGGCGTTGTGCcagagacggcggcggcgagttCACAGCAACGACAGACCTGGTGGACGTGCTGCTGCAGCTAGCCGAGGGTGACGGGTTTGAGGAGGAAATGGAGGCCCGGCTTACACGCGATGGTGCGAAGGCCTTCATCCTGGACATCATCGCCGGCGGCACGGAGACTGGGGCGACAACGATGGAGtgggccatggcggagctcctcCGCCGCCCAGACGCCATCGCGGCCACCACCGCCGAGCTAGGCCGCGTGGTGGGCCGTGGTCGCTGGGTCACGGAGCGTGACCTACCGGCGCTCCCGTACTTGGACGCTGTGTTGAAGGAGACGATGCGGCTTCATCCTGTGGCCCCTCTCCTGGCCCCTCGTCGTGCCCGCGAGGACAGGGTGGTCGCAGGCTACGACATCCCGACCGGCACACGCGTGCTGGTGAACGCGTGGGCTGTGGCGCGTGACCCGGCGTCGTGGCCTGACGCGCCTGAAGCTTTCCGGCCGGAGCGATTCCTCGCCGGGGATGCCGCCGAGGATGTGGACGTGCGCGGAGCGCACTTTCAGCTACTCCCATTCGGGGCCGGGCGGCGGATGTGCCCAGCGTACAATCTCGCGATGAAGGAGATGGCGGCGGCCCTAGCGAACCTGCTGCACGGGTTCACGTGGCGGCTGCCGGACGGGGTGGCGCCCGAGGACGTGAGCATGGAAGAATTCTTTGGGCTGGCGATGAGCCGGAAAGTGCCCCTCGTCGCCATCGCCGAGCCCAGGCTGCCGGAGCACCTGTACGCCGGTGTGGACTAA
- the LOC136505889 gene encoding uncharacterized protein, which yields MQDSMAGGSDGMQLPPLRDLSRRAASFLRMARLALTGAATPAQLLAGEEVVDGLISCNPYYKSVSTEDDWESELWPEDDESELLVDDEDRSTTRGASESSTLVGGGVGGPLNKKSQFRHRSATSPGAHVTAAEPEDPSEPLMTRRATKRVNDAVAVDHPFGCDRQGMESSSLLLVSS from the exons ATGCAAGACAGCATGGCCGGCGGCTCCGACGGCATGCAGCTCCCGCCGCTCCGTGACCTCTCGCGACGGGCCGCCTCCTTCCTGCGCATGGCGCGGCTGGCGCTCACCGGCGCCGCCACTCCAGCACAACT GCTCGCCGGAGAGGAGGTCGTCGACGGCCTCATCAGCTGCAACCCATACTACAAGAGCGTCAGCACGGAGGACGACTGGGAATCTGAGCTGTGGCCGGAGGACGATGAATCGGAGCTGCTCGTGGACGACGAGGACAGGTCAACGACGAGAGGTGCGTCTGAGAGTAGCACTCTGGTCGGAGGCGGTGTCGGTGGTCCGCTGAACAAGAAGTCTCAGTTCAGGCACCGGTCGGCAACGTCACCCGGCGCACATGTAACGGCGGCGGAGCCGGAGGATCCATCGGAGCCGTTGATGACGCGCCGAGCCACGAAACGGGTGAACGATGCCGTGGCGGTTGATCACCCGTTCGGATGCGATCGTCAAGGCATGGAGTCGTCGTCGCTGTTGCTTGTTTCTTCCTAG